Proteins encoded by one window of Cannabis sativa cultivar Pink pepper isolate KNU-18-1 chromosome 4, ASM2916894v1, whole genome shotgun sequence:
- the LOC115715129 gene encoding mitogen-activated protein kinase kinase kinase 3, translating to MPAWWGKKSTKHKDETQNQPTQHSPQGTNHLGFLKSPARNDPKRNKDKSKSFDEVLTRGSPRVSKEFPAAASGPVSPPPPGGTSSGFSGFDSDGSRCHPLPRPSISSTPSLGNDQANGLGSGSVSVSSVSSNSSSEDHPIGLENGQLNFYRGHPDAKQNVRPRSPGPGSRGPTSPTSPLHPMLSAMSLESPTGKPEEGKTQCHPLPLPPGSPTSPSNLPSARSCGVTEVTTCTLSKWKKGKLLGRGSFGHVYIGFNSEGGQMCAIKEVRLVSDDHTSKESLKQLHQEINLLSQLSHQNIVRYYGSELVDDALSVYLEYVSGGSIHKLLQDYGAFKEPVIQNYTRQILSGLAYLHGRNTVHRDIKGANILVDPNGEIKLADFGMAKHIANCNSMLSFKGSPYWMAPEVVMNTSGYSLAVDIWSLGCTVLEMATSKPPWSQYEGVAAIFKIGNSKDMPEIPDYLSHDAKSFVKLCLQRDPLARPSAAKLLEHPFIREQTTSRAANTTITRDAFPFAFDGSRTPPILEPVVTPPRGTRSPRDNARTITSLPVSPCSSPLRQYAGGAQRSFLLSPPHPTFAMMGQSAYNINEYSSYNMNEYSSYPTRSSTVSYTRDPFREIVPQRKAHTPGGSPRARYI from the exons atgcctgCTTGGTGGGGAAAAAAATCTACTAAGCACAAGGACGAAACTCAAAATCAACCCACTCAACACAGTCCTCAGGGAACTAATCACTTGGGATTCCTTAAATCTCCAGCCAGAAACGATCCCAAGAGAAACAAAGACAAGTCCAAGAGCTTTGACGAGGTCTTGACTCGTGGCTCTCCCAGGGTCAGTAAGGAATTCCCAGCCGCCGCTTCCGGACCCGTTTCTCCTCCTCCCCCTGGTGGAACATCTTCTGGGTTTTCTGGATTCGATTCGGATGGTTCTCGGTGTCACCCTTTGCCTCGGCCTTCGATTTCGTCGACACCCAGCTTGGGGAACGACCAGGCAAATGGATTGGGATCTGGGTCGGTCTCCGTTTCTAGCGTGAGCTCGAATAGCTCTTCGGAGGATCATCCGATTGGGCTTGAGAATGGTCAATTGAATTTTTACAG AGGACACCCTGATGCCAAGCAAAACGTAAGGCCAAGAAGCCCCGGTCCTGGGTCTAGAGGTCCCACCAGCCCCACATCACCTCTTCATCCTATGTTGTCTGCCATGAGTCTGGAGTCCCCAACTGGGAAGCCTGAAGAAGGGAAAACCCAATGTCACCCACTGCCTCTTCCTCCTGGGTCGCCTACTAGTCCTTCTAACTTGCCCAGCGCTAGATCTTGTGGAGTCACAGAAGTTACAACTTGCACACTCTCAAAATGGAAGAAGGGAAAACTTTTAGGAAGGGGAAGTTTTGGCCATGTTTATATTGGATTTAACAG TGAAGGTGGACAAATGTGTGCAATAAAAGAAGTCAGACTTGTTTCCGATGATCATACTTCTAAAGAAAGTCTAAAACAATTGCACCAG GAAATAAATTTGCTTAGTCAGCTATCACATCAAAACATTGTTCGATACTATGGAAGTGAATTG GTTGATGATGCACTATCAGTTTATTTGGAATATGTATCTGGCGGCTCTATCCACAAATTACTTCAAGATTATGGTGCCTTCAAGGAACCTGtcatacaaaactacaccagGCAGATCCTTTCAGGGCTTGCCTACTTACATGGAAGAAATACAGTGCACAG GGACATCAAAGGGGCAAACATTTTAGTAGATCCTAACGGTGAAATCAAGTTGGCAGACTTCGGCATGGCTAAACAT ATAGCGAATTGCAATTCAATGCTCTCTTTCAAGGGAAGTCCTTACTGGATGGCTCCTGAG GTTGTAATGAATACCAGTGGCTACAGTCTTGCAGTTGATATATGGAGCTTGGGGTGTACAGTTCTTGAAATGGCAACATCGAAACCTCCTTGGAGCCAATATGAAGGG GTAGCAGCAATATTTAAAATAGGAAACAGCAAAGATATGCCAGAAATTCCTGATTATCTTTCCCATGATGCAAAGAGCTTTGTGAAATTATGCTTGCAGCGAGACCCTTTAGCACGTCCTTCAGCAGCTAAACTACTAGAACACCCTTTCATTCGGGAGCAGACAACGTCAAGAGCTGCTAACACCACCATAACAAGAGATGCATTTCCCTTTGCTTTTGATGGTAGCAGAACGCCG CCAATTCTAGAGCCTGTGGTTACACCTCCCAGAGGCACAAGGAGCCCCAG GGATAATGCAAGAACAATTACATCATTGCCCGTGTCACCTTGTTCGAGTCCATTACGACAGTATGCAGGAGGAGCACAGAGGAGCTTCCTTCTTTCTCCACCTCACCCAACTTTTGCTATGATGGGACAAAGTGCATATAACATAAATGAGTACTCTTCATATAACATGAATGAGTACTCTTCATATCCAACAAGGTCATCAACCGTATCTTACACTCGCGATCCCTTTCGTGAAATAGTACCTCAGCGTAAGGCTCATACTCCTGGTGGGTCCCCAAGAGCAAGATACATCtga
- the LOC115714350 gene encoding uncharacterized protein LOC115714350: MHKEREKLSEEEEEEQGRMPIEMPKGLPFSVDTWTECSKRKRYHFLTHAHKDHSTGITAHFSFPIYSTSLTKALLLQLFPKLHHSMFVEIEVGQSIIVDDSHDSFTVTAFDANHCPGAVMFLFEGKFGNILHTGDCRLTPECLQNLPEKYLGKRGRKPSCQLDFVFLDCTFGRFLRPMPSKHLATQQVVSCIWKHPDATIVYLTCDLLGQEEILSAVSRTFGSKIYVDKAANPECFHSFSLTAPEIISQDPSTRFHLFDGFPKLSERAKAKLMEAQANLMPEPLIIRPSSQWYACEDDGSASLDEKRRKYRMNEAVRDQFGVWHVCYSMHSSRQELEWALQLLAPKWVISTTPSCMATELDYFKKYCFTTRLSLKEPLWKLLDINVEASSVEDVLAKTSACSLAALEDITQSSDDSQLQLVKISTSQKENFKLPSPAKRPPVTLFGRARLGLQESPLLQQKKSTKKDEHSQTDDKFPQESLNEVTKEESLVINPPEYVNEIQCKESLYEVTREEPLVINPSKDVNEIQCKEPVEIETEVQSGTRTPIGPLKKFSEQLKRLNRSMDVPVPRPLPSLEDILNLNKRFKGETKF, from the exons atgcataaagagagagagaaactgagtgaagaggaagaggaagagCAAGGAAGGATGCCAATAGAAATGCCTAAAGGGCTTCCATTCTCAGTGGATACATGGACTGAATGTTCGAAGAGGAAGAGATACCATTTCTTGACACATGCCCATAAAGACCACTCCACTGGAATCACCGCTCACTTCTCCTTCCCAATTTACTCTACCTCTCTCACTAAAGCCCTCCTCCTTCAACTATTTCCCAAG CTTCATCATTCCATGTTCGTGGAAATCGAGGTGGGGCAGTCGATCATCGTCGATGATTCTCATGATTCATTCACGGTTACGGCTTTTGACGCCAATCATTGCCCTG GAGCTGTGATGTTCTTGTTTGAGGGAAAATTTGGCAACATACTGCACACAGGTGATTGCAGGCTTACACCTGAGTGTTTACAGAATTTACCAGAGAAGTATCTGGGAAAGAGAGGAAGAAAACCTTCTTGTCAActtgattttgtttttttagacTGCACTTTTGGGAGGTTCCTTCGACCAATGCCCAGCAAGCATTTAGCTACCCAACAG GTTGTCAGTTGCATATGGAAGCATCCTGATGCTACAATAGTTTATCTAACTTGTGATCTTCTAGGACAGGAAGAAATACTATCTGCTGTGTCGAGGACATTTGGATCCAAGATATATGTTGACAAAGCAGCTAATCCTGAGTGTTTTCATTCTTTCTCACTTACAGCTCCTGAAATCATCTCCCAAGATCCATCTACTCGTTTCCATCTATTTGATGGATTTCCTAAACTTTCTGAAAGAGCAAAAGCAAAGCTTATGGAGGCTCAAGCTAACTTAATGCCGGAACCCCTCATAATACGCCCTTCTTCTCAGTGGTATGCGTGTGAGGATGATGGTTCAGCTTCATTGGATGAAAAGcgaagaaaatatagaatgaatGAAGCAGTAAGAGACCAATTTGGTGTTTGGCATGTCTGCTATTCAATGCATTCTTCCAGACAAGAATTGGAATGGGCTCTTCAACTTCTTGCTCCTAAATGGGTTATTTCAACAACCCCAAGTTGCATGGCTACAGAGCTGGATTACTTTAAGAAATATTGTTTTACTACTCGATTATCTCTAAAGGAACCTCTTTGGAAGCTTCTGGACATTAATGTTGAAGCCTCTTCAGTTGAAGATGTATTGGCTAAAACTTCGGCTTGCTCACTGGCGGCACTTGAAGACATCACTCAAAGTTCTGATGACTCTCAACTGCAACTGGTAAAGATTTCCACTTCTcagaaagaaaattttaaattgccTTCTCCAGCCAAAAGACCACCTGTCACTTTATTTGGTAGAGCTAGACTTGGTCTCCAGGAATCTCCTCTATTACAACAGAAGAAATCTACAAAGAAAGATGAACATTCTCAAACAGATGATAAATTTCCTCAAGAATCCTTAAATGAAGTGACTAAGGAAGAGTCATTGGTGATTAATCCACCCGAATATGTGAATGAAATACAGTGTAAAGAATCCTTATATGAAGTGACTAGGGAAGAGCCATTGGTGATTAATCCTTCAAAAGATGTGAATGAAATACAGTGTAAAGAGCCTGTTGAAATTGAAACAGAAGTACAGAGTGGTACTCGAACTCCCATTGGGCCATTGAAAAAATTCAGTGAACAATTGAAAAGATTGAACAGGTCAATGGATGTGCCTGTACCTCGGCCTCTTCCCTCATTGGAggatattttgaatttaaacaAACGGTTCAAGGGGGAAACCAAGTTTTAG
- the LOC115714351 gene encoding NAD(P)H-quinone oxidoreductase subunit O, chloroplastic encodes MAFSATFSHSSFPRFSYFSDTHRRSPLCFLSVRAVKSAEPEKEKKAPQPKTKEDPSTSTSTASSTPKKILKKEKPVYSMKKGQIVRVDKEKYLNSVNYLSVGHPPYYKGLDYIYEDRGEILDLRIFETGEYALVAWVGIPTAPAWLPTDMLIESEKLNYERL; translated from the exons ATGGCATTCTCTGCTACTTTCTCACACAGCTCTTTCCCACGCTTCTCTTACTTTTCAGACACACATAGAAGAAGCCCTCTTTGTTTTCTGTCCGTTAGAGCTGTTAAATCTGCAGAAccagaaaaagagaaaaaggcACCCCAACCCAAAACTAAAGAAGATCCTTCAACATCAACTTCAACTGCTTCTTCTACTCCTAAGAAGATTCTCAAAAAGGAAAAGCCTGTCTATTCAA TGAAGAAGGGCCAAATTGTGAGGGTGGATAAAGAAAAGTATCTCAATAGTGTAAAT TATCTATCAGTTGGGCATCCACCTTACTACAAAGGCTTGGATTATATATATGAAGATCGTGGTGAG ATCTTGGACCTACGCATCTTCGAAACAGGAGAGTATGCACTG GTAGCATGGGTTGGGATTCCAACGGCACCAGCTTGGCTTCCAACGGATATGCTTATTGAG TCAGAGAAACTCAATTATGAAAGATTGTGA